A genome region from Corallococcus exiguus includes the following:
- a CDS encoding DUF3261 domain-containing protein — translation MRGVVTALLVAGLVACTSTPRPRPAAPGEPLPELRLAPAALGASVSLAQQLVFAHEQDPGGPRSLEALLEVDPAQMQLAGLAMGHRILTLRWDGSHLDEERDPRLPAQFNSALVIRDVQLVYWPADAVRAALPAGWTLEDGPGQRTLSKNGREWVSVRYDGTPRWEGRTQLTNHSEHYQLTIESHVADE, via the coding sequence GTGCGCGGCGTAGTCACCGCCCTGCTCGTCGCGGGGCTGGTGGCCTGCACCAGCACGCCCCGGCCCCGGCCCGCCGCTCCTGGCGAGCCGTTGCCGGAGCTGCGCCTGGCTCCCGCCGCCCTCGGGGCGTCCGTGAGCCTGGCGCAGCAGCTGGTCTTCGCGCACGAGCAGGACCCCGGAGGCCCCCGCTCCCTGGAGGCCCTCCTGGAGGTGGACCCGGCCCAGATGCAGCTGGCCGGGTTGGCCATGGGGCACCGCATCCTCACGCTGCGCTGGGACGGCAGCCACCTGGACGAGGAGCGGGACCCCCGCCTGCCCGCCCAGTTCAACTCCGCGCTCGTCATCCGGGACGTGCAGCTCGTCTACTGGCCGGCCGACGCCGTGCGCGCCGCCCTGCCCGCGGGCTGGACGCTGGAGGACGGACCGGGACAGCGGACCCTGTCGAAGAACGGCAGGGAATGGGTGTCGGTGCGCTACGATGGCACCCCGCGCTGGGAAGGGCGCACGCAGCTCACCAACCACTCCGAGCACTACCAGCTCACCATCGAATCGCACGTCGCGGACGAGTGA
- a CDS encoding beta-ketoacyl-ACP synthase, translating into MPPPVFLNQLGLVCALGSGKQEVARALFADTVSGVASHAGYADRPLHLGVVTAPLAAQDALPPSQHSRNNALLLTALEQVRAEIDAAVARFGPSRVAVVMGTSTSGIGESESAIAGHLATGELPPRFHLQQQELGSPALALSHVLGTRGPAYVISTACSSSAKALASAARMLRTGTVDAVLTGGVDSLCGFTVAGFRSLDSVSEERCNPMSAHRHGINIGEAAALFLMTREPGPVRLSGWGESSDAHHISAPEPGGKGAMAAIQEALKRAGLSPEQVDYVNLHGTATPQNDAMETRAVHALLGPGVKASSTKPLTGHTLGAAGALEAAFAFLTLVDNPHGKLPGHFWDGAVDDSLPALSLVKPGESLGRPVKSVLSNSFAFGGSNAALVLERA; encoded by the coding sequence ATGCCTCCTCCTGTCTTCCTCAACCAACTGGGCCTCGTCTGCGCATTGGGCTCCGGGAAGCAGGAGGTGGCCCGGGCGCTGTTCGCGGACACCGTCTCCGGCGTCGCCTCGCATGCCGGGTACGCGGACCGTCCGCTGCACCTGGGCGTCGTCACCGCACCGCTCGCGGCGCAGGACGCCCTGCCCCCTTCGCAGCACAGCCGCAACAACGCGCTCCTGCTCACGGCATTGGAGCAGGTGCGCGCCGAGATTGACGCGGCCGTGGCCCGCTTCGGTCCCTCGCGCGTGGCGGTGGTGATGGGCACCAGCACCTCCGGCATCGGTGAAAGCGAGTCAGCCATCGCCGGCCACCTGGCCACGGGCGAGCTGCCGCCCCGCTTCCATCTGCAGCAGCAGGAGCTGGGCTCCCCAGCGCTGGCGCTCTCGCACGTGCTGGGCACCCGGGGCCCCGCATATGTCATCTCCACCGCGTGCTCCTCCAGCGCCAAGGCCCTGGCCAGCGCGGCACGGATGCTGCGCACGGGCACCGTGGACGCGGTGCTGACGGGCGGCGTGGATTCGCTGTGCGGCTTCACCGTGGCGGGCTTCCGCTCGCTGGACTCCGTGAGCGAGGAGCGCTGCAACCCGATGAGCGCCCACCGCCATGGCATCAACATCGGCGAAGCGGCGGCGCTGTTCCTGATGACGCGCGAGCCGGGGCCGGTGCGCCTGTCCGGATGGGGCGAGTCCTCGGACGCGCATCACATCTCCGCGCCCGAGCCCGGCGGCAAGGGCGCCATGGCCGCCATCCAGGAGGCCCTGAAGCGCGCGGGGCTTTCGCCGGAGCAGGTGGACTACGTGAACCTGCACGGCACCGCCACGCCGCAGAACGACGCCATGGAGACCCGCGCCGTGCACGCGCTGCTGGGGCCGGGCGTGAAGGCCAGCTCCACCAAGCCGCTCACCGGCCACACGCTGGGGGCCGCGGGCGCGCTGGAGGCGGCCTTCGCGTTCCTCACGCTGGTGGACAACCCGCACGGCAAACTGCCCGGGCACTTCTGGGACGGGGCCGTGGACGATTCGCTGCCGGCGCTGTCGCTGGTGAAGCCGGGGGAGTCGCTGGGGCGCCCGGTGAAGAGCGTGCTGAGCAATTCGTTCGCCTTCGGGGGCAGCAACGCCGCCCTCGTGCTGGAGCGCGCATGA
- a CDS encoding ApeP family dehydratase: MMRIVIDQPVEELVPHQGRMRLLDRVLEGDADSLLAEVTVREDSLFYADGVVGGWVGIEYMAQAVAAWAGWHARKRGGTPRVGFLLGTRRYECSRPTFKLGETLRIEVHRQFSADNGLGQFDCTLRIGTEQVATAALTVYEPQPGQDLGRGNTDG; this comes from the coding sequence ATGATGCGCATCGTGATTGATCAGCCCGTCGAGGAGCTGGTGCCCCATCAGGGGCGCATGCGGCTGCTCGACCGCGTCCTGGAAGGCGACGCGGACTCGCTGCTCGCGGAGGTCACCGTGCGCGAGGACAGCCTCTTCTACGCGGACGGAGTCGTGGGCGGCTGGGTGGGCATCGAGTACATGGCGCAGGCCGTGGCCGCGTGGGCCGGGTGGCATGCGCGCAAGCGCGGCGGCACGCCCCGGGTGGGCTTCCTGCTGGGCACGCGCCGCTACGAGTGCAGCCGCCCCACCTTCAAGCTGGGCGAAACCCTGCGCATCGAGGTCCACCGCCAGTTCTCCGCGGACAACGGGCTGGGCCAGTTCGACTGCACCTTGCGCATCGGGACGGAGCAGGTGGCCACGGCGGCGCTGACGGTCTACGAGCCGCAACCGGGGCAGGACCTGGGAAGGGGCAACACAGATGGGTGA
- the fabG gene encoding 3-oxoacyl-ACP reductase FabG — protein MGDKTVLVTGSSRGIGRAIALRLARDGYDVVVHCRSKREEADAVAAQVREAGRESRVLQFDVADRAATQAALLSDVEAHGCYYGVVCNAGIARDNAFPAMTAEEWDGVIHTNLDAFYNVLNPLTMPLVRRKKPGRIVTLSSVSGLMGNRGQVNYSAAKAGIIGATKALAVELAKRDITVNCVAPGLIDTEMVPPEVLEEALKIIPARRMGKPEEVAAAVAFLMSEDAAYITRQVISVNGGMIG, from the coding sequence ATGGGTGACAAGACGGTGCTGGTGACGGGCTCCAGCCGGGGCATCGGCCGCGCCATCGCGCTGCGCCTGGCCCGCGACGGCTACGACGTCGTGGTGCACTGCCGCAGCAAGCGCGAGGAGGCGGACGCGGTGGCCGCCCAGGTCCGTGAGGCCGGCCGCGAGTCCCGCGTGCTCCAGTTCGACGTGGCGGACCGCGCCGCCACGCAGGCCGCGCTGCTTTCGGACGTGGAGGCCCACGGCTGCTACTACGGCGTGGTGTGCAACGCGGGCATCGCTCGCGACAACGCCTTCCCCGCGATGACGGCGGAAGAGTGGGACGGCGTCATCCACACCAACCTGGACGCGTTCTACAACGTGCTCAACCCGCTCACGATGCCCCTGGTGCGCCGCAAGAAGCCGGGCCGCATCGTCACGCTGTCGTCCGTGTCCGGGCTCATGGGCAACCGGGGCCAGGTGAACTACAGCGCCGCCAAGGCGGGCATCATCGGCGCGACGAAGGCGCTGGCGGTGGAGCTGGCCAAGCGCGACATCACCGTCAACTGCGTGGCGCCGGGCCTCATCGACACGGAGATGGTGCCTCCGGAGGTCCTGGAGGAGGCGCTCAAAATCATTCCCGCCCGCCGAATGGGCAAGCCCGAGGAGGTCGCCGCCGCGGTGGCCTTCCTCATGTCCGAGGACGCGGCCTACATCACGCGGCAGGTGATTTCGGTGAACGGGGGGATGATCGGATGA
- a CDS encoding beta-ketoacyl-ACP synthase has protein sequence MKRVVVTGVGALSPLGHDWKTVEARLHARQNAVQVMEPWKAYEGLNTRLGAPALPFELPPSAYSRKTTRTMGRVALMATRASELALQDAGLLGSPLVKSGKMGIAYGSSAGTPENMGDFGKMITHKTTEGITATTYLRMMSHTAAVNIGVFFGVTGRIITTSSACTSGSQGIGYAYEAIKLGRQVAMLAGGAEELDATGAAVFDTLFATSTKHNEAPHQSPRPFHAERDGLVLGEGACTLVLEELEHAKARGATIHAELLGYGTNSDGRHVTQPNADTMAEAMRLALEDAGVPASAIPYVNAHGTATDTGDVAESAATKSVFGEKVAISSLKSYMGHTLGACGALEAWMTIQMMRSDWFAPTLHLTADSVDPKCAPLDYVVGEGRALQTDLVMSNNFAFGGINTSLIFRRWP, from the coding sequence ATGAAGCGCGTAGTCGTCACCGGAGTCGGTGCGCTGAGCCCCCTGGGCCATGACTGGAAGACGGTCGAGGCGCGGCTGCATGCGCGCCAGAACGCCGTCCAGGTGATGGAGCCCTGGAAGGCCTACGAAGGTCTGAACACGCGGCTGGGCGCGCCCGCCCTGCCCTTCGAGCTGCCGCCGTCCGCGTACTCGCGCAAGACGACGCGCACCATGGGCCGCGTGGCGCTGATGGCGACGCGGGCCAGCGAGCTGGCGCTCCAGGACGCGGGCCTGTTGGGCAGCCCCCTGGTGAAGAGCGGGAAGATGGGCATTGCCTACGGCTCCTCCGCGGGGACGCCGGAGAACATGGGCGACTTCGGAAAGATGATCACCCACAAGACGACGGAGGGCATCACCGCGACGACGTACCTGCGGATGATGTCCCATACGGCGGCGGTGAACATCGGCGTCTTCTTCGGCGTCACCGGGCGCATCATCACCACGTCCAGCGCATGCACCTCCGGCAGCCAGGGCATCGGCTACGCGTATGAAGCCATCAAGTTGGGCCGCCAGGTGGCGATGCTCGCGGGCGGCGCGGAGGAGCTGGACGCCACGGGCGCGGCGGTGTTCGACACCCTCTTCGCCACCAGCACCAAGCACAACGAAGCGCCGCACCAGTCCCCCCGCCCCTTCCACGCCGAGCGCGACGGGCTGGTGCTGGGCGAGGGCGCGTGCACGCTGGTGCTGGAGGAGCTGGAGCACGCGAAGGCTCGCGGAGCCACCATCCACGCGGAGCTGTTGGGGTACGGCACCAACAGCGATGGCCGCCACGTGACTCAGCCCAACGCGGACACCATGGCGGAGGCCATGCGGCTGGCGCTGGAGGACGCGGGCGTGCCTGCTTCCGCCATCCCCTACGTCAACGCGCACGGCACGGCGACGGACACGGGCGACGTGGCGGAGAGCGCGGCGACGAAGAGCGTCTTCGGGGAGAAGGTCGCCATCTCCAGCCTCAAGAGCTACATGGGCCACACGCTGGGGGCCTGCGGCGCGCTGGAGGCGTGGATGACCATCCAGATGATGCGCTCGGACTGGTTCGCGCCCACGCTGCACCTGACCGCGGACTCAGTGGATCCGAAGTGCGCGCCCCTGGACTATGTCGTGGGTGAGGGACGTGCGTTGCAGACGGACCTGGTGATGAGCAACAACTTCGCCTTCGGTGGCATCAACACATCGTTGATCTTCCGCCGCTGGCCTTGA
- a CDS encoding excinuclease ATPase subunit: MKKALLLLALTAASPALARDTVTKVKLADVMALPEAKQKLDGSVKFFMAGAKTPNVLKTLGSDTSNKKTNGVGKSDDYACKWAALSAIIALQEGAKKNGANAVVNVVSYYKKVEFKSATEIECHAGSFVTGVALKGDYATIAR; this comes from the coding sequence ATGAAGAAAGCCCTCCTGTTGCTGGCTCTGACCGCCGCGAGCCCCGCCCTGGCGCGCGACACCGTGACGAAGGTGAAGCTGGCGGACGTGATGGCCCTGCCCGAGGCCAAGCAGAAGCTGGACGGCTCGGTGAAGTTCTTCATGGCGGGCGCGAAGACGCCCAACGTGCTGAAGACGCTGGGCAGCGACACCTCGAACAAGAAGACCAACGGCGTGGGCAAGTCGGACGACTACGCCTGCAAGTGGGCCGCCCTCTCCGCGATCATCGCCCTGCAGGAGGGCGCGAAGAAGAACGGCGCCAACGCGGTGGTCAACGTCGTCAGCTACTACAAGAAGGTGGAGTTCAAGAGCGCCACCGAAATCGAGTGCCACGCCGGCAGCTTCGTCACCGGCGTCGCGCTCAAGGGCGACTACGCCACCATCGCCAGGTAG
- a CDS encoding CocE/NonD family hydrolase: MLFLLLPLTGLALPTTGFRFVDIPGSDGTILKANYIAPTTPGPHPAVVFISSWGLNDLEYLAQANAMAQKGYVALSYTPRGFWASGGGIDTAGPADIADTSRVIDWMLANTTANPSRIGLAGVSYGAGISLIASGFDSRVKAVAALSGWSDLVASLFGGETRRPQAVALLNLAATLLGRPSPELSTTINDYFANRNIESIKAWGRVRSAATYISQINANKPAILMANAYGDSLFPPNQLVSFYGQLAGPKRLEFAPGDHAVVEATGLLGLPNGVWTSVTRWMDQYVAGVDTGISREAPVVLRTYDGDTEGYASWAQVSKGTQRFGLGAIRVLDGTGTLGGTPSSSGSRTVWSGFDTNADAGVALLTNGLQALTGIPPVVWLPGVNRLNAGVWTSSLTTSGVAIRGTASLRLRVTPSTASGTVVAYLYDLLGDFGGLITHVPLSWKNATPGVPLDLDLTFPATAYDVPVLHRLALVVDTEDPLYLDANTTGATLSLGGPSWLDLPTR; this comes from the coding sequence ATGTTGTTCCTGTTGCTGCCGCTCACGGGCCTGGCCCTGCCGACCACCGGCTTCCGGTTCGTCGACATCCCCGGCAGCGACGGCACCATTCTCAAGGCGAACTACATCGCGCCCACGACGCCGGGTCCGCATCCGGCCGTGGTCTTCATCTCGAGCTGGGGACTCAACGACCTGGAGTACCTGGCCCAGGCCAACGCGATGGCGCAGAAGGGCTACGTGGCGTTGTCCTATACGCCGCGCGGCTTCTGGGCCTCCGGCGGTGGCATTGATACCGCTGGACCGGCGGACATCGCGGACACGTCGCGAGTCATTGATTGGATGCTCGCCAACACGACCGCGAATCCCTCTCGCATCGGGCTCGCGGGTGTTTCGTATGGCGCGGGCATCTCGCTCATCGCCTCCGGCTTCGACTCGCGCGTGAAGGCGGTGGCGGCGCTCTCCGGCTGGTCGGACCTGGTGGCGTCGCTGTTCGGCGGAGAGACGCGGCGCCCGCAGGCGGTGGCGCTGCTGAACCTCGCCGCGACGCTGCTGGGCCGTCCCAGCCCCGAGTTGAGCACCACCATCAACGACTACTTCGCCAACCGGAACATCGAGTCCATCAAGGCCTGGGGCCGCGTGCGCTCGGCGGCCACGTACATCAGTCAGATCAACGCCAACAAGCCCGCCATCCTGATGGCCAATGCGTACGGCGACAGCCTCTTCCCGCCCAACCAGCTCGTGTCGTTCTACGGCCAGCTGGCGGGCCCCAAGCGGCTGGAGTTCGCGCCGGGCGACCACGCCGTCGTGGAGGCCACAGGCCTGTTGGGCCTGCCCAACGGTGTCTGGACCAGCGTGACGCGCTGGATGGACCAGTACGTCGCGGGCGTGGACACCGGCATCTCCCGTGAGGCGCCCGTCGTGCTGCGCACCTACGACGGCGACACGGAGGGCTATGCGTCCTGGGCCCAGGTCTCCAAGGGCACGCAGCGCTTCGGCCTGGGCGCCATCCGCGTCCTGGATGGCACCGGCACCCTGGGCGGCACGCCGTCGTCGAGCGGCTCGCGGACCGTCTGGTCCGGCTTCGACACGAACGCCGACGCGGGTGTGGCGCTGCTGACCAACGGGCTCCAGGCGCTGACCGGCATTCCGCCCGTGGTCTGGCTGCCGGGCGTCAACCGCCTCAACGCCGGAGTCTGGACGTCGTCCCTCACCACGAGCGGCGTCGCCATCCGGGGCACGGCCAGCCTGCGCCTGCGCGTCACGCCCTCCACCGCGTCGGGCACGGTCGTCGCCTACCTGTACGACCTCCTGGGCGACTTCGGCGGGCTCATCACCCACGTGCCCCTCTCGTGGAAGAACGCGACGCCGGGCGTGCCGCTCGACCTGGACCTGACGTTCCCGGCCACCGCGTACGACGTCCCCGTGCTGCACCGGCTGGCGCTCGTCGTGGACACGGAGGACCCGCTCTACCTGGACGCCAACACCACCGGCGCGACGCTGTCGCTCGGCGGGCCGTCCTGGTTGGACCTGCCGACGCGCTGA
- a CDS encoding GNAT family N-acetyltransferase: MTSTAFRPAYTVQTARTVLRCWSPADAPLALRAIEANLEHLRPWMEWAKRYPMSVAQQAGQLRRMRGLFDLGQDCAYGVLSRDGSEVLGGTGLHPRVGEGALEIGYWISASHTGRGLATEIAGALTRVAFEVEGVRRVEIHCDPRNVRSAAVARRLGFVHEGTLRQRLVAPDGALRDTMIWTLLVEEYAASPAAATVVEAFDVLGQKLL, encoded by the coding sequence ATGACTTCCACCGCGTTTCGTCCCGCATACACGGTCCAGACCGCGCGCACCGTGCTCCGTTGCTGGTCACCGGCGGATGCGCCGCTGGCGCTGCGAGCCATCGAAGCCAACCTGGAACACCTGCGTCCCTGGATGGAGTGGGCGAAGCGCTATCCCATGAGCGTCGCGCAGCAGGCCGGTCAGCTGCGCCGCATGCGCGGGCTCTTCGACCTGGGGCAGGACTGTGCCTACGGCGTGCTCAGCCGCGACGGCTCCGAGGTTCTCGGCGGCACGGGCCTGCACCCACGGGTGGGCGAGGGCGCCCTGGAGATCGGCTACTGGATTTCAGCCAGTCACACGGGCCGGGGGCTCGCGACGGAAATCGCCGGGGCGCTCACCCGCGTCGCCTTCGAAGTGGAGGGTGTGCGCCGGGTGGAGATCCACTGCGACCCTCGCAACGTCCGCAGCGCGGCGGTCGCCCGGAGGCTGGGTTTCGTTCACGAAGGCACGTTGAGACAGCGGCTCGTCGCACCCGACGGCGCGCTCCGTGACACGATGATCTGGACCCTGCTCGTCGAGGAGTACGCCGCCAGCCCCGCCGCCGCGACCGTCGTCGAGGCCTTCGACGTGCTGGGGCAGAAGCTGCTCTGA
- a CDS encoding M13 family metallopeptidase — protein sequence MSFRSRPPFGAARMTLGVCASALITACASTSPAEKSPPAQAAATPAPAPAAPAAPKPHFGSFGIDTPGMDTTVAPGDDFYRYVNGKWADTSEIPPDRSSFGMFTRLAEDATKQTRDLLEAAGKSDAPAGSEERKLGDFYASFMDEAAIEAKGATPLKPEMDRIAAVANRKGLASLLGTTMRSDVDPLNTGKATTDRLLGLWVAEDLNDPSRYAAYILQGGLGLPDRDFYLKDTPRFKEVREKYQQHIATQLKNAGIPDAEAKARAIFGLEMKIAKIHWSAQDTQDVEKVNNPWKQADFAKKAPGMDWAAYFASAGLAAQKDFIVWQPSAITGIAKLVGSEPLQTWKDYLAFHAIQQGTPYLSKAFVDAGFDFSGKTLSGAQQLSDRWKRGVNFSNFAMGEAVGKRYVAKHFPPAAKAEADLMVRNILAALGRHIDALEWMSPETKARAKEKLGTVQVGIGHPDTWRDYSGLEIVKGDAFGNAERAELFEHQRNLAKLGKPVNRMEWFMTPQEVNALNSPQQNSIIFPAAILQPPFFDPNADPAVNYGGIGSVIGHEIVHSFDDVGAQFDAKGKLANWWTPKDLEQFKAAGKALAAQYNAYKPLPDMNVNGELTLGENIADVAGVSIAHDAYVMSLEGKPAPTLDGFTGEQRFFLGFAQVWRNKFREPLLRRLLVTDGHSPGMFRAATVRNLDAWYPAFDVKPGQGLYLTPEQRVKVW from the coding sequence ATGTCGTTCCGTTCCAGACCGCCGTTTGGCGCCGCGCGCATGACGCTCGGCGTCTGCGCTTCCGCGCTCATCACCGCGTGCGCCTCCACCTCGCCCGCGGAGAAGTCCCCGCCGGCCCAGGCCGCCGCCACCCCGGCTCCGGCTCCGGCCGCCCCCGCCGCTCCCAAGCCGCACTTCGGGAGCTTCGGTATCGACACTCCGGGCATGGACACGACCGTCGCTCCGGGCGACGACTTCTACCGCTACGTCAACGGCAAGTGGGCGGACACCTCGGAGATTCCCCCGGACCGCTCCTCCTTCGGCATGTTCACGCGCCTGGCCGAGGACGCCACGAAGCAGACGCGCGACCTGCTGGAGGCCGCCGGGAAGTCGGACGCCCCCGCCGGCAGCGAGGAGCGCAAGCTGGGTGACTTCTACGCCAGCTTCATGGACGAGGCCGCCATCGAGGCCAAGGGCGCCACGCCGCTCAAGCCGGAGATGGATCGCATCGCCGCCGTGGCCAACCGCAAGGGCCTGGCCTCGCTGCTGGGCACCACGATGCGCAGCGACGTGGATCCGCTCAACACCGGGAAGGCCACCACGGATCGCCTCCTGGGCCTCTGGGTGGCGGAGGACCTGAACGACCCCAGCCGCTACGCCGCCTACATCCTCCAGGGCGGCCTGGGCCTGCCGGACCGCGACTTCTATCTGAAGGACACGCCGCGCTTCAAAGAGGTGCGGGAGAAGTATCAGCAGCACATCGCGACCCAGCTGAAGAACGCCGGCATCCCCGACGCGGAAGCGAAGGCCCGCGCCATCTTCGGCCTGGAGATGAAGATCGCGAAGATCCACTGGTCCGCGCAGGACACGCAGGACGTGGAGAAGGTGAACAACCCCTGGAAGCAGGCGGACTTCGCGAAGAAGGCGCCCGGCATGGACTGGGCCGCGTACTTCGCGAGCGCCGGCCTCGCGGCCCAGAAGGACTTCATCGTCTGGCAGCCGTCCGCCATCACCGGCATCGCGAAGCTGGTGGGCAGCGAGCCCCTGCAGACGTGGAAGGACTACCTGGCCTTCCATGCCATCCAGCAGGGAACCCCGTACCTGTCGAAGGCCTTCGTGGACGCGGGCTTCGACTTCAGCGGGAAGACGCTCTCCGGCGCGCAGCAGCTGAGCGACCGCTGGAAGCGCGGCGTGAACTTCTCCAACTTCGCCATGGGTGAAGCGGTGGGAAAGCGCTACGTGGCGAAGCACTTCCCGCCCGCCGCCAAGGCAGAGGCGGACCTGATGGTGCGCAACATCCTGGCCGCGCTCGGCCGTCACATCGACGCGCTCGAGTGGATGTCGCCGGAGACCAAGGCCCGCGCCAAGGAGAAGCTGGGCACGGTGCAGGTGGGCATTGGCCACCCGGACACCTGGCGTGACTACTCCGGCCTGGAGATCGTGAAGGGAGATGCCTTCGGCAACGCGGAGCGCGCGGAGCTCTTCGAGCACCAGCGCAACCTGGCCAAGCTGGGCAAGCCCGTGAACCGCATGGAGTGGTTCATGACGCCCCAGGAGGTCAACGCGCTCAACTCGCCGCAGCAGAACTCCATCATCTTCCCGGCCGCCATCCTCCAGCCTCCGTTCTTCGACCCGAACGCGGACCCGGCCGTGAACTACGGCGGCATCGGCTCCGTCATCGGCCACGAAATCGTCCACAGCTTCGACGACGTGGGCGCGCAGTTCGACGCGAAGGGCAAGCTGGCCAACTGGTGGACGCCCAAGGACCTGGAGCAGTTCAAGGCCGCGGGCAAGGCGCTGGCCGCGCAGTACAACGCGTACAAGCCCCTGCCGGACATGAACGTGAACGGCGAGCTGACGCTGGGCGAGAACATCGCCGACGTGGCGGGCGTCTCCATCGCCCATGACGCCTACGTGATGTCCCTGGAGGGCAAGCCCGCGCCCACGCTGGACGGCTTCACGGGCGAGCAGCGCTTCTTCCTGGGCTTCGCGCAGGTGTGGCGCAACAAGTTCCGTGAGCCGCTGCTGCGCCGGCTGCTCGTGACGGATGGCCACTCGCCCGGCATGTTCCGCGCGGCCACCGTGCGCAACCTGGACGCGTGGTACCCCGCGTTCGACGTGAAGCCGGGCCAGGGTCTCTACCTGACGCCGGAGCAGCGCGTGAAGGTCTGGTAG
- a CDS encoding O-methyltransferase: MTTTLHSPPVASLLTHLFADARKTDAAVLAPFSALPADERRARLDRDPRAFYASVAEAYLPVSQELGRLLYALARARRARTVVEFGTSFGISTVHLAAALRDNGGGKLITTEYEASKVRRATENLTKAGLVDLVEFRVGDALETLRTDVPDGVDLVLLDGAKPLYLPLLRLLEPKLGPGAILVADNVKMSPEFAAHLSRPEHGYVTIPLPWEDDDCLFAVRAA; encoded by the coding sequence ATGACCACGACCCTTCATTCGCCCCCTGTCGCCTCGCTGCTCACGCACCTCTTCGCGGACGCGCGGAAGACGGACGCCGCCGTGCTCGCGCCCTTCAGCGCCCTTCCCGCGGACGAACGCAGGGCCCGGCTGGACCGCGACCCGCGCGCCTTCTACGCGAGCGTCGCGGAGGCCTACCTGCCCGTGTCCCAGGAACTGGGCCGCCTGCTCTACGCGCTCGCCCGCGCGCGCCGCGCTCGCACGGTGGTGGAGTTCGGCACGTCCTTCGGCATCTCCACGGTGCACCTGGCGGCGGCGCTGCGTGACAACGGCGGCGGCAAGCTCATCACCACGGAGTACGAAGCCTCCAAGGTCCGCCGGGCGACGGAGAACCTCACGAAGGCGGGGCTCGTGGACCTGGTGGAGTTCCGCGTGGGCGACGCGCTGGAGACACTGCGCACGGACGTGCCGGACGGCGTGGACCTGGTGCTCCTCGACGGCGCGAAGCCGCTCTACCTGCCGCTCCTGCGGCTCCTGGAGCCGAAGCTCGGGCCCGGCGCCATCCTGGTCGCGGACAACGTGAAGATGAGCCCGGAGTTCGCGGCGCACCTGTCGCGGCCGGAGCACGGCTACGTCACCATCCCCCTGCCCTGGGAGGACGACGACTGCCTCTTCGCCGTGCGCGCTGCCTGA
- a CDS encoding LysR family transcriptional regulator, with the protein MADLDLNLLVALDALLREGSVARAADRLGLSAPAMSRTLTRIRTALGDPVLVRAGRGLVPTPRALALQEKVRAVVRDATALLAPGTPTAPEQLTRTLTLRVNDGVIPLLGTTLHQRARAEAPGLTLRFVAEGLEDVESLRDGEVDLDIGVQGALGPEIRVQRLGEESFMCLVGRASPLARGRLTLERFARAEHVGVSRRGKLRTPLDDVLEQHGHSRRVTAVVPNMLAAAALVAGTDAVTTVNGAFARAAARLMPVKARPVPLPLPRVTVAQAWHPRFDRDPAHVWLRRTVKALCEGPMFGATP; encoded by the coding sequence ATGGCGGACCTGGACCTGAACCTGCTCGTGGCGCTCGACGCCCTCCTTCGCGAGGGCAGCGTGGCGCGCGCCGCGGACCGGCTGGGTTTGAGCGCGCCGGCCATGAGCCGCACGCTCACCCGCATCCGGACTGCATTGGGCGACCCGGTGCTGGTGCGCGCGGGGCGCGGCCTGGTTCCCACGCCCCGGGCCCTGGCGCTCCAGGAGAAGGTGCGCGCCGTGGTGCGGGACGCCACCGCGCTGCTCGCGCCCGGCACGCCCACCGCGCCGGAGCAACTGACGCGCACGCTGACGCTGCGGGTGAACGACGGCGTCATCCCGCTCCTCGGAACCACGCTCCACCAAAGGGCCCGCGCCGAGGCTCCCGGCCTGACGCTGCGCTTCGTGGCGGAGGGGCTGGAGGACGTGGAGTCCCTGCGCGACGGCGAGGTGGACCTGGACATCGGCGTGCAGGGCGCGCTGGGGCCGGAGATCCGCGTGCAGCGGCTGGGCGAGGAGTCCTTCATGTGCCTCGTGGGCCGTGCGTCGCCGCTCGCCCGGGGACGGCTGACGCTGGAGCGCTTCGCGCGCGCCGAGCACGTCGGCGTCTCGCGGCGGGGGAAGCTGCGCACGCCGCTGGACGACGTGCTGGAGCAGCATGGCCATTCGCGCCGGGTGACGGCGGTGGTGCCCAACATGCTCGCCGCGGCGGCGCTCGTCGCGGGGACGGACGCCGTCACGACGGTGAACGGCGCCTTCGCGCGCGCGGCGGCCCGGCTGATGCCCGTCAAGGCGCGCCCCGTGCCGCTGCCCCTGCCCCGCGTCACCGTGGCGCAGGCGTGGCATCCGCGCTTCGACCGCGACCCCGCTCATGTCTGGCTGCGGCGCACGGTGAAGGCCCTCTGTGAAGGGCCCATGTTCGGAGCTACCCCGTGA